From a region of the bacterium genome:
- a CDS encoding YraN family protein — protein MSLAHRRGAWGESLARAFLEHCGYTCLDTRYRRPGGEIDLVVRRGGAVAFVEVKTRAADALDDPLHGLHRRQLARMRRLGRRWLTEHPDLVWTHLRCDLVAVTCPDGAAGASVVHLVGVG, from the coding sequence ATGAGCCTGGCCCACCGCCGTGGCGCCTGGGGCGAGAGCCTCGCGCGCGCCTTCCTCGAGCACTGCGGCTACACCTGCCTCGACACGCGCTACCGCCGCCCCGGCGGCGAGATCGATCTGGTCGTCCGTCGGGGCGGCGCGGTGGCCTTCGTCGAGGTCAAGACGCGCGCCGCCGACGCCCTCGATGATCCGCTGCACGGGCTGCACCGGCGTCAGCTCGCCCGGATGCGGCGGCTCGGGCGGCGGTGGCTGACGGAACACCCCGACCTGGTCTGGACCCATCTGCGCTGCGATCTCGTGGCGGTCACCTGTCCGGACGGGGCTGCGGGCGCGTCGGTGGTCCACCTGGTGGGCGTCGGGTAG
- a CDS encoding ribonuclease HII, with product MLAGVDEAGRGCWAGPVVAAAVILPPGWVPADLDDSKKLPAKRREALCEEIRSSALSWGACAVSSAEIDRVNILQATLQGMARSLRRLRRAPDLVLVDGLQTPPGPWTAEAVVRGDGTSACIAAASILAKVFRDRIMAAWDRHHPGYGFADHKGYGAARHRQALAERGPCPIHRFSYRPIARLDEDRLF from the coding sequence GTGCTCGCGGGCGTCGACGAGGCCGGTCGCGGCTGCTGGGCCGGCCCGGTGGTCGCCGCCGCGGTGATCCTCCCGCCGGGGTGGGTCCCGGCCGACCTGGACGACAGCAAGAAACTCCCCGCGAAGCGGCGTGAAGCGCTTTGTGAAGAGATCCGGTCAAGCGCCCTCAGTTGGGGCGCTTGCGCCGTTTCATCCGCTGAGATCGACCGGGTCAACATCCTGCAGGCCACCCTGCAGGGCATGGCCCGGTCGCTGCGCCGGCTGCGCCGGGCGCCCGATCTGGTGCTCGTCGACGGGCTGCAGACGCCGCCCGGACCGTGGACCGCCGAGGCGGTGGTGCGGGGCGACGGCACGAGCGCCTGCATCGCGGCGGCCAGCATCCTGGCCAAGGTGTTTCGCGATCGCATCATGGCCGCCTGGGACCGCCACCACCCCGGCTACGGCTTCGCCGACCACAAGGGCTACGGCGCCGCGCGCCACCGGCAGGCCCTGGCCGAGCGGGGGCCGTGCCCGATCCACCGCTTCTCCTACCGTCCCATCGCCCGGCTCGACGAAGACCGCCTCTTCTGA